The Stigmatella aurantiaca DW4/3-1 genome contains the following window.
GGGCTGGCGATGGCGGGGATCGGCTTCAGCATCATGCATGACGCCAACCACGGCAGTTATTCGGATCGGCGGTTCATCAATCGCTTGATGGGGTGGACGCTGGATGTCGTGGGGGGCTCCTCTTACGTGTGGAGCTGGAAGCACAACATCTTTCACCACAGCCATCCCAACGTGGCCGGACTCGATGAGGACATCGACATCCAGCCCTTGTGCCGGATTGCTCCGGGCCAGCGCTCGTATGCCGCCCACCGCTTCCAGCATCTCTACATCTGGTTGCTCTACGGGCTGCTCCCCCTGAAGTGGCATTTCATCGATGACTTCAGGAACCTGGTCAGCGGCCGGATCGGGCACCAGAAGATGCCGCGGCCCTCCGCGTGGAAGCTGACCGGCGTGCTGGCGGGGAAGCTCTTGTTTTTTGGCTGGGCGCTGGGGATTCCCCTGCTCGTTCATTCCGCGTGGCAGGTGGCGCTGGGCTATGCGGTGACCTCTCTTGTCCTCGGGGTGACGCTGTCGACGGTGTTCCAACTCGCGCACTGCGTGGAAGAGGCGGAGTTCCGGGAGGTGCCGGAGGGCAATCACACCTTTCCGCGCGACTGGGCGGAGCACCAGGTGGAGACGACGGTTGACTTCGCGCGCGGAAACCCCCTGGTCAGCTGGTACCTCGGTGGGCTCAACTTCCAGGTGGAGCACCACCTTTTCCCACGCGTGAGCCACCTGCATTACCCGGCGCTCTCGCGCATCGTCGAGCGAACGTGCCAGGAGCACGGCATCCGTTACCGCTCGCAGCAGAGCGTGGGCGCGGCCCTGAAGAGCCACGTTCGCTGGCTCAAGCGCATGGGGCGGCCTGCCCTGGAGGGGGGAAGCCTCGTAAAGGCCTGACCTTGGCGGGATTCACGGCTCGGGTATGCCGGTTTTCGGCCCCGTGCGTCCTGAGTCTGTGGAAGCCGAGAGGGAGGCCGCTGCACCGTGAAGGGAACCGCCATCCTGGATGAGCCCAGCCGTCCGGGAAAGGCCTTGGCCGCGCCGGAATTCGATGCGCTCCTGGCGGCGGAGCAAGGCGCGCTGCTGCGGCTCGCGCGGCGGCTGGTGTGGGATGGCGAGGAGGCGCGCGACGTGGTGCAGGCGGCGCTGGCGGATGCCTACGAGAAGCGCCACGCGCTGAAGGACGCGAAGGCAGGACCCGCTTGGCTGCGGCGCATCGTGGTGTCCCGGGCCGTGAGCCACCTGCGGCGGCGGCGTGTCTGGCGGACGATTCGCGAAGCGTTGGACTGGGGAGCAGAGCTGGAACCCTCGCCGGAGGAGCACTTCACGGGGGCTGAGCGCTGGAGGGCCCTGGGGCGCTCCGTGCGGGCGCTCCCCGCGCAGCAGGCCACCGCCTTCAGCCTTCGCTACCTGGAGGGGTTGAAGCTGGATGCCATCGCCGAGGCCATGGGCATCGGCCGGGGCACCGTCCGCATTCACCTGTACCGAGCCCTCAAGAAGCTCAAGGCCGTGGAGGCCCTCGAAGGAGACACGCCATGAGATGCCACGATGTGGCCACCGCGCTTCTCGACGCGCACCCACCCTGGCCTCTCGCGCTGCGAGCCCACCTGGAGGGCTGTGAGGACTGCCGTCTCCTGGCCACCCTCCACGCGTCCGCCGCTTCGCTGCGCCCTCCCGAGCCGCCGCCCATCCCCCCCGTCGCGCGTGAGGAGGTGCTGCGCGAGGTGCGCCGCCGTGGGAGGCGCCGCCGTGCGGCCCTGGGTGTGGCGGTCTGCTTTTTCGTGGGGGGCCTGGTGCTGGCATCGAGGCCCTCGGCGCCCCCGGCCGCCCATTCTTGGGAGGCTCAGGTTGATGGGGAGGCCATCGCCCAGGCCGTCCTCGCCGAACGCGGCTCGCTGGCGTCGCTCGTCACCGAGGTGCGCGGCTATACGCGCCGCGAGGTGGTGGTCCACGACGAGACGTATCGGCCTTTTGGGATGCTGGCCGCATGGCTGCGTCCCCCGGATTCCCGCGCGCTGGAAACCCCGCCGTTCCAAACGGCGCTCATCCCCATCGGTTCACAGGAGTTGATACCATGACGACACGCATCTCGAGGTTGCTGACCGCCGGACTGGTCCCGTTGCTGCTGGCCGCGCCTGCGATGGCCCAGCAAGAAGAGTCATTCATCCTCCAGCGCGGGGGAGGGACGGGGTTCACCACCGTCCAGGTGGGCCCAGGGCCCGGGGCGCTCCCGCTGGGTCCGCTTCCCCCCGCCGCGTACGGAATCCCGCCGCACCTGGTGGAGAAGCTCGGCGTGCCGCGGGACCTGGCGGCGAAGATCCAGACGTTGACCTTCGATGCCAACGACGCCCTCATTCCCTTGGAGGCGGACCTCAAGCGGGCCCAACTCCAGCTCGAACGGTTGCTGAGCGCGGACTCCCCGGACGAGGGCGGCATCCTCC
Protein-coding sequences here:
- a CDS encoding fatty acid desaturase family protein codes for the protein MSQAAKVKFLEAGPFHQHLKARVDQYLEGRGRSPRDLPGMYAKTGAILGWFAASYVWLVFGATGVWGAAAGCVSLGLAMAGIGFSIMHDANHGSYSDRRFINRLMGWTLDVVGGSSYVWSWKHNIFHHSHPNVAGLDEDIDIQPLCRIAPGQRSYAAHRFQHLYIWLLYGLLPLKWHFIDDFRNLVSGRIGHQKMPRPSAWKLTGVLAGKLLFFGWALGIPLLVHSAWQVALGYAVTSLVLGVTLSTVFQLAHCVEEAEFREVPEGNHTFPRDWAEHQVETTVDFARGNPLVSWYLGGLNFQVEHHLFPRVSHLHYPALSRIVERTCQEHGIRYRSQQSVGAALKSHVRWLKRMGRPALEGGSLVKA
- a CDS encoding RNA polymerase sigma factor, coding for MKGTAILDEPSRPGKALAAPEFDALLAAEQGALLRLARRLVWDGEEARDVVQAALADAYEKRHALKDAKAGPAWLRRIVVSRAVSHLRRRRVWRTIREALDWGAELEPSPEEHFTGAERWRALGRSVRALPAQQATAFSLRYLEGLKLDAIAEAMGIGRGTVRIHLYRALKKLKAVEALEGDTP
- a CDS encoding periplasmic heavy metal sensor, with translation MTTRISRLLTAGLVPLLLAAPAMAQQEESFILQRGGGTGFTTVQVGPGPGALPLGPLPPAAYGIPPHLVEKLGVPRDLAAKIQTLTFDANDALIPLEADLKRAQLQLERLLSADSPDEGGILRQAEEVGRAETAVRRNRLGLMVRIRKLLGPELWRKLEAELGPVRMQKRIEIRRGPPDDEALGPPSQHKP